AATGGATTTTAACTAGTTATCAATTAGGTTTAAATATTGAATATTATCCCTCTGGTAAAATGCAGGTTAATGATCGTTCTATCTCACTCTCAGATAAAAAAGTTTGGAATGATAGTAAATTAAGCAGTTATTATCGAAACATGATTTTAAGTGGTAATAGGGAGGTTCAATTAGGTGTGCTAAAAGAGCTTAAATTGAAAGTTGGTGATGCCGATATCCTAGATCAATATCCTAATTTTTACGAGATCCTTCTACTTGCTAGTTCTAATGTAGATATTAAGCATGATGTAAGAAAAGAAGCTTATAAAGTTATAGCTTTAAGTAAAGACCTCTCCTTTTTACCCTACTTGCTAAACGATCTTAAAAGTGAAGATTCATATATAATATTAACCTACATTTTTTATGCCTTAGGGCAGTTAGCTGCAGATATGGATGGCGATGTTATATCTCTTATTAGTGATCGAATAGATGATTATTTTGATGAAACCCTGGCAATTAATGGTTTATATGCATTGTATTATATAAATAATTATACAAATGGAGAATATGTCGATATAGTGTTTAGTGGTATAGAAAAAATACTTGCTAATGGTTATTCAAACAGTATTGATGAAAGATGTTACGATATAATAGATAGAATAAAATAGGAGTTAATTTTGAAGAAGTTATTAATATTATTAGTCTTAAGTTTATATTCAAACTTGTTTTCCGTTACTGTGGATAAGTTATTTCTAGAAGCTACTAAGTCAGAAAATCTGCAGTTTGAAAACTATATTGGACCCTATCTATTTTATAACTCAATAGGTGAAATTAGAAGTATTGGAACCTATCTAGCAAAAGAGATATCTACAGAGATTAAAAGTGATGCAAATTATTCTGATAAGTATAAGATGTATCATCGGCCTAAGTTGGAATGGGAAGAGAACATTATGTCCTGTGATGTTTTTGAGATCACATCCAAGGCTTTAATTGATAATTCAAACAATATAGAATTAATAATTTCCCAATACATAATGGATAGTTATGGGTATAATATTGATGATGCAGATCTGTTAGCCCATTTGATCCTAATGTATAATGCAGCCTACAGGTTAGATCAAAAACACTATAGTGACTATTACACAACAGAGAGTATTATATCTACAGAGAATTTAGGGATCGATTTAAGTTATTATAACTGGCCTGGAAAGACTTATATATATATACCTTTATCAAATAATATTAGCTTTGGGAAACTATCAAATATTGATTCAGATATATTAGTTGAAGATAAAATTATTGAAAAAATTACTGTAGATGATACAAATAATATAGAAATACGTGAAGATATAATTGAGTATAAAGAGAGAGAGTTAGAAGAAGTAATTGAAAATTTAGATGAACTAAAAGAGAGTTTGAATCAAATAGAACAACCAAACCAACCTAACGAACCTGAGATTATAAATGATAAGGTAGAAGAAAAACCTGAAGATGTGGCTGCAAAGGAATTAAAAAAAGAGATACTCAAAGTTCAAGAAGATATATTAGAAAAAGATGAAAAGATAGTAGAACTTAGAGATAATCTAGCAGATGATAAAAATGAACAGATAGTTGAAATAAAAAAAACTAACAGTAGTAGCAATTTTAAATATATTATGAATAGGGTAAATGGAGATTCCTACTCTGGAATTATTGTTAATCTAGATCAAGATGGTAATATTATTAATAAAAGTAGTGTAAACAGCATAAAAAATAATACTTTTAGTATCAAAGCTGACTACCTATATATTATAGCTGGTGGATCTAATTCCAATCAAATAATTACCCTTGGTAGATTATCAGCAGCAACCCTTGATAATGAATTATGGGGGGCAGTACCATGTTACGAAAAGTCACCAATATTTATTTCTGGGAAGAATATCTATGTATTAATAGTTGAAGAGGGAAAATACTACCTAGGAGAATTTGACTTAGATTTAAATCTTGTTAGAAAAAATAGTGAGCCTGTATATAAGGATAGTTTTATAGTTCTTAAGAGTGATACTTTTTATATACAAGGTCTTGATAATAATATAAAATTGGTTAATTTGTCTGATTTTTCATCAGATTAATAGATATAGGAGTTTTCATGGTTGATTTTAATAGTAAATTTTTTGGTAGGACTATAGCTGTAGTTGAGGATTTAACAATTGATGAACAGTTGTATTTATACAATAAAACTAGAGAATTAAAAGAGGCTATTTTAACTGGGGAAAATCTTGATAAATTTAAATTAAATGATCCAACATTTGGTATTTACTTAATGTTTTTTGAGAGTAGTACAAGGACAAAAGAGTCATTTAGAAATGCAGCTAAATTTCATAATGTTAAACTAAATAATTTTGATGTTTCAAGTTCTTCATTTAATAAAAGTGAGAGTATTCTAGATACAGTAAAGATGCTTTATGGCTACTCAGATAAGTCTATGTTTATTATGCGAACAGCAAGTGAAGGTGTATGTAGGTTTTTAGAAGAAAAAATCAGCGATTATAGTAACTTAACTAATCTCCCAAGAGCCGGATTTATAAATGCAGGAGATGGTAAACATGAACATCCCACTCAAGAGTTCTTAGATGAGTTTTCTTTTATGGAACACAAAAAATGGGATAGAGAAGAGATACATATAGCACTTGTTGGTGATCTATTTCATGGAAGAACTGCCCATTCTAAAGCAAATGGTCTTAAAATATTTAAAAGAGTTAAAGTAGATTTAATTGCTCCTAAAGAGTTAGCTATGCCCCAAGAGTATATTGACGTTATGGTAGAAAATGGATTTGAAATCAGGTATTTTAATTCAATTGAAGCGTATTTAAATAATGATGAAGTATCAAATATTTGGTATTTTACTAGATTACAATTAGAGCGAATGGGTGATAAAGTTTTAGATAGAGCAGATGAGTTAAGGAATTCTGTAATCTTTAATAAAGAGTTTATAGATAAATTACCACCTAATACTAAATTTTTTCACCCACTACCTAGGCACAGTATATATCCTGTTATTCCATCATTTTTAGATGATACTGAACTAAACGGATGGGATTTACAATCTATTAATGGATATTACACTAGAATTATAGAGATAGGTCTATTAGGAGGGGCATTTGGAAGTGATTTTAAAACACAAAATAGTATAAAGGCGAAATCTAATTCTAATACCTATATTAATGAAATAGAAGTAACAGGTAAGTCTAAAATCCAAGATTCATGGAAAGTTGGAATTAAACCTGTAGATAATGGGATTGTTATAGACCATATCGGACGGGGTCTACCTTTAAATGAAATTTGGGACTTAGTTGATAGAGTTCGTAGAGTTATGAAATTCAATCTAAGAAGTTCCCATGGTGTGTTTCATACTAAAGATACATCGGTTTATAAAGGGATTATCTCAATACCAGATGTTACAGATCTAGATGAAAAACAGGTCAAAATGTTATCAGCCATTTCTCCAGGTTGTTCTGTAAATATTATTAAAAACTCCTACGTTTTTAGAAAATATCGTTTATCTATGCCCCTGCAATTTTTAACTTTAAAGAGATTTCATGTAAAAATCCAAATTGTATATCAAGTAAAGATAATCACGAAAATATTGTTACCTACTTTAATAAATCATCCAATGATAAATTTATCTGTAAGTATTGTAGTAAAAGCTATAGTTATGATGAAATCTGGTAATTAAACTAGGTTGGATAAAAACTTTATACTTTTCACCTTTAATATAGGCCCATTAAATGTTTTTATCCTTCCATAGGTTTCAATTATATCACCTGGTTTTAACTCTATCTCTTTCCTTGTTGAATAATGTATACAAACATCTCCAAAAATATATTTATTTCTATCTACCTGCATCCAGAAATATACTGTATATACACCATAACAATTAATAACTGAAAATGACTTTGAACTTACAATCCCTTTTACCTTCTCCATATATGTTTTTTAGTCCTTTTTTTTATTTTGCTTCATAATTGTGTATTTTTATCATTTAATAATATAATATATGTAATATGTCGATAAAAGAAAATCTAGAATATATACATAACTCAATAGAAGAGATAGCTCTAAAAAACAATAGGGATATATCTAGTATAAAGTTATTAGCTGTATCTAAAACTAAACCCATAGAGCTATTACAGGAAGCATATAATGAAGGTCAAAGACTCTTTGGTGAAAATAGAGTTAGTGAGGCGGAGATAAAAGTGCCTCTTCTACCTAAAGATGCTGAGTTTCATCTCATTGGGCATCTACAGAGTAATAAAGTAAAAAAAGCCTGTAAATATTTTAAATGTATTCAATCTGTTG
Above is a genomic segment from Thiospirochaeta perfilievii containing:
- a CDS encoding P83/100 family protein, giving the protein MKKLLILLVLSLYSNLFSVTVDKLFLEATKSENLQFENYIGPYLFYNSIGEIRSIGTYLAKEISTEIKSDANYSDKYKMYHRPKLEWEENIMSCDVFEITSKALIDNSNNIELIISQYIMDSYGYNIDDADLLAHLILMYNAAYRLDQKHYSDYYTTESIISTENLGIDLSYYNWPGKTYIYIPLSNNISFGKLSNIDSDILVEDKIIEKITVDDTNNIEIREDIIEYKERELEEVIENLDELKESLNQIEQPNQPNEPEIINDKVEEKPEDVAAKELKKEILKVQEDILEKDEKIVELRDNLADDKNEQIVEIKKTNSSSNFKYIMNRVNGDSYSGIIVNLDQDGNIINKSSVNSIKNNTFSIKADYLYIIAGGSNSNQIITLGRLSAATLDNELWGAVPCYEKSPIFISGKNIYVLIVEEGKYYLGEFDLDLNLVRKNSEPVYKDSFIVLKSDTFYIQGLDNNIKLVNLSDFSSD
- the pyrB gene encoding aspartate carbamoyltransferase, whose product is MVDFNSKFFGRTIAVVEDLTIDEQLYLYNKTRELKEAILTGENLDKFKLNDPTFGIYLMFFESSTRTKESFRNAAKFHNVKLNNFDVSSSSFNKSESILDTVKMLYGYSDKSMFIMRTASEGVCRFLEEKISDYSNLTNLPRAGFINAGDGKHEHPTQEFLDEFSFMEHKKWDREEIHIALVGDLFHGRTAHSKANGLKIFKRVKVDLIAPKELAMPQEYIDVMVENGFEIRYFNSIEAYLNNDEVSNIWYFTRLQLERMGDKVLDRADELRNSVIFNKEFIDKLPPNTKFFHPLPRHSIYPVIPSFLDDTELNGWDLQSINGYYTRIIEIGLLGGAFGSDFKTQNSIKAKSNSNTYINEIEVTGKSKIQDSWKVGIKPVDNGIVIDHIGRGLPLNEIWDLVDRVRRVMKFNLRSSHGVFHTKDTSVYKGIISIPDVTDLDEKQVKMLSAISPGCSVNIIKNSYVFRKYRLSMPLQFLTLKRFHVKIQIVYQVKIITKILLPTLINHPMINLSVSIVVKAIVMMKSGN